From Rutidosis leptorrhynchoides isolate AG116_Rl617_1_P2 chromosome 3, CSIRO_AGI_Rlap_v1, whole genome shotgun sequence, a single genomic window includes:
- the LOC139900473 gene encoding receptor like protein kinase S.2-like — MASHLELEHLRLSLADIKMATENFTSNIGRGGYGDVYKGELALSEGLTRFVTVKRLVNKLPGEGHDKFLKEIQMLSGYNHRNLVSLLGYYDESTEKILIYEYEHHSSLDKYLDTVERSGSPLTWKERLIVCIDAARSFDYLRDHFYLKTVHHSAGSSLTWKQRLNISINAARDLNYLQDRAKEHRRVVDRDIKSSNVQRIDNNWKAMIAGDSFYLKNGYGKSRYGDPEFIKTGVFTKESNVYSFGVVLFEVLCGRLCFKPNVESDDRYFPQLAQRYYREGKLNQIIDPNLSNYMNTDSMKRFSRIAYQCLLADRAARPSMDTVLQELKKALEPLIGLQVIDSATSNFSDENLIQKDKLGKFYKGKMLKSGQLTDIIARRVGDTYEQTYGFWTEISMLHSLKHKNIVSIAGICDENGEKIIIYEQQTVHGHLDRHLTDATNLTWTRRLKICLGVAQALDYLHCDVIHCDVNCSKIFLDEDWEPKIFGFEHSTTFPGSWRHRLLSSQHFNTSNYRDPTYIDTAIVTPKYDVYSFGVMLFDVLCGRKASIKDGGVDDQSLPEMAKRHFADEKLDEIIDKGLRKQMDLQSLKIFSDIAYRCCSEEQLRRPSMDQVVKELGEAIEHQWKHENVYPADADEATSSNLLKREDLERMKIPLADIISATNNFDESNCIGEGGYGKVYKAFLEHFDIQSLSSKEEREKKAWPKKRSTVAIKRMMNRQDDQGEQGFWAELKLLTSCNHCNIVSLLGFSSQNKELILVYEFLINGSLGDYLSSAEGNINLNWCQRIQLCLDIAEGLKYLHTNMEGKPRIIHRDIKSDNVLLDKNCNAKIADFGLSKFHPKNHLASTIRSQKHAGTEVYMDPEYATTGRYKKESDVYSFGVVLFEILSGRLAYDSNFMKENNKGLAPIARRRFNEKTLKELID; from the exons ATGGCGTCTCATTTGGAGTTAGAGCACCTCAGATTGTCATTAGCAGATATTAAAATGGCCACCGAAAACTTCACAAGTAATATCGGTAGGGGAGGATATGGCGACGTTTATAAGGGAGAGCTCGCACTCTCTGAGGGACTTACCAGGTTTGTCACTGTAAAGCGACTAGTCAATAAGCTTCCTGGTGAGGGGCATGACAAGTTCTTAAAGGAGATTCAAATGCTCTCTGGTTATAATCATCGAAACCTGGTTTCCCTTCTTGGTTACTACGATGAAAGCACTGAAAAAATTCTAATCTATGAATATGAGCATCACAGCAGCCTGGATAAGTACCTAGATACGGTTGAGCGTTCTGGGTCTCCACTAACATGGAAGGAAAGACTAATTGTATGCATAGATGCAGCACGTAGTTTCGATTATCTCCGTGACCATTTTTACCTAAAAACGGTTCACCATTCAGCTGGGTCTTCACTAACATGGAAGCAAAGACTAAATATCAGCATAAACGCAGCACGTGATTTGAATTATCTCCAAGACCGTGCTAAAGAACATCGCCGAGTCGTTGATAGAGATATTAAGAGTTCTAATGTTCAGCGCATAGATAACAACTGGAAAGCAATGATCGCGGGTGATTCCTTCTACCTTAAGAATGGCTACGGCAAATCAAGGTATGGTGATCCGGAATTCATTAAAACCGGAGTATTCACAAAAGAGTCCAACGTTTATTCATTTGGAGTCGTATTATTTGAAGTCTTGTGTGGGAGGTTGTGCTTCAAGCCTAATGTAGAGAGTGACGATCGCTATTTTCCTCAACTGGCCCAGAGGTACTATAGAGAAGGAAAGCTTAATCAAATTATCGATCCTAATTTGAGCAATTACATGAACACAGACTCGATGAAAAGGTTTTCACGTATTGCATATCAATGTTTGTTAGCAGATCGAGCAGCACGCCCATCGATGGATACAGTATTACAAGAACTTAAGAAAGCATTAGAACCCCTG ATCGGACTTCAAGTGATTGACTCTGCAACCAGCAACTTTTCAGATGAAAATCTCATTCAGAAAGATAAGTTGGGGAAGTTTTACAAGGGGAAAATGTTGAAATCCGGACAATTGACTGATATTATTGCACGGAGGGTAGGGGATACATATGAGCAAACATATGGGTTCTGGACAGAGATTTCCATGCTTCATAGTCTCAAGCATAAAAACATTGTCTCTATTGCTGGAATTTGTGACGAAAATGGAGAGAAGATCATCATTTATGAGCAACAAACAGTTCATGGACATCTAGACAGGCATCTTACTGATGCAACTAATTTAACATGGACCCGAAGGCTTAAAATATGTTTAGGTGTTGCGCAAGCGTTGGATTACCTTCATTGTGATGTCATACATTGTGACGTAAATTGCTCTAAAATCTTTTTAGATGAAGATTGGGAACCCAAGATATTTGGTTTTGAACATTCCACAACATTTCCAGGTAGTTGGAGGCATCGCCTTCTTTCGTCTCAACACTTTAATACATCAAACTACAGAGACCCGACATATATAGACACTGCAATTGTGACACCCAAATATGATGTTTATTCATTTGGGGTGATGTTATTTGATGTCCTTTGTGGAAGAAAAGCATCCATTAAAGATGGTGGAGTAGATGATCAGTCTCTACCGGAAATGGCTAAACGCCATTTTGCAGATGAAAAGTTGGATGAGATCATTGATAAGGGTCTAAGGAAACAAATGGACTTACAATCACTGAAAATCTTCTCAGACATAGCATATCGCTGCTGCTCAGAGGAACAATTACGACGTCCTAGTATGGATCAAGTTGTCAAAGAACTGGGGGAGGCGATAGAACATCAATGGAAACATGAAAATGTATACCCAGCAGATGCAGATGAGGCTACATCATCCAACCTCTTGAAG AGGGAAGACTTGGAACGCATGAAGATTCCTCTAGCTGATATAATTTCTGCGACCAATAATTTTGACGAGAGTAATTGTATTGGGGAAGGAGGTTATGGTAAGGTTTACAAAGCATTTCTTGAACACTTTGATATCCAAAGTTTGTCATCAAAGGAAGAAAGGGAGAAAAAAGCATGGCCCAAAAAACGTAGCACAGTAGCTATAAAAAGAATGATGAATAGACAAGATGATCAAGGCGAACAAGGGTTTTGGGCAGAACTAAAATTGCTTACTAGTTGTAATCATTGCAACATAGTCTCTCTCCTTGGATTTTCCAGCCAAAATAAAGAACTGATTCTTGTGTATGAATTCCTTATTAATGGAAGCCTCGGTGACTATTTAAGTAGTGCTGAAGGGAATATTAATCTTAATTGGTGTCAGCGAATACAACTATGTCTTGATATTGCTGAAGGGTTGAAGTACCTTCACACCAACATGGAGGGAAAACCAAGGATAATACACAGAGATATTAAAAGTGACAATGTATTGTTGGATAAGAATTGTAATGCAAAAATTGCTGACTTTGGCCTCTCCAAATTCCACCCGAAAAATCATCTAGCCAGCACTATCCGAAGTCAAAAGCATGCAGGCACAGAGGTGTACATGGATCCAGAATATGCAACTACAGGAAGGTATAAAAAAGAATCTGATGTTTATTCCTTCGGGGTAGTACTGTTCGAAATACTATCTGGGAGGTTGGCCTATGATTCAAATTTCATGAAGGAAAACAACAAGGGGCTTGCACCAATTGCACGGCGACGATTCAATGAGAAAACCCTAAAGGAATTGATAGATTGA